From the genome of Populus alba chromosome 10, ASM523922v2, whole genome shotgun sequence, one region includes:
- the LOC118059883 gene encoding metal tolerance protein 11: MLEAVNNENEEELTLLSPNRNGDGSWRLNLNCYQLSPEHKEKKPPRGIHDCYGVLGPEDDVAEFYKQQVEMLKGFNEMDALAERGFIPGMSEEEKENLARSETFAIRISNFANMVLFAAKVYASVRSGSLAIIASTLDSLLDLLSGFILWFTAFSMQTPNPYQYPIGKKRMQPLGILVFASVMATLGLQIILESVRTLHSDENDFNLSKEQERWVVGIMLSVTLVKLVLMVYCRSFTNEIVKAYAQDHFFDVITNIIGLIAALMANYMEEWMDPVGAIILALYTIRTWSMTVLENVNSLVGKSAAPDYLQKLTYLCWNHHRAIRHIDTVRAYTFGSHYFVEVDIVLPSSMPLQEAHDIGESLQEKLELLPEIERAFVHLDYEYTHKPEHAQSHS, encoded by the exons ATGTTGGAGGCGGTGAACAACGAGAACGAGGAGGAGCTTACACTGCTGTCTCCGAACAGAAATGGTGACGGGTCATGGCGGTTAAACTTAAACTGTTATCAGCTATCACCAGAACACAAAGAGAAAAAACCGCCTCGTGGAATCCATGATTGCTACGGAGTTTTAG GTCCTGAAGATGATGTAGCTGAGTTCTATAAGCAGCAGGTGGAGATGCTCAAGGGCTTTAATGAAATGGATGCTTTGGCAGAGCGTGGATTTATTCCTGGAATGTCAGAG gaagagaaggaaaatttggctaGAAGTGAGACCTTTGCGATTAGaatatcaaattttgcaaaCATGGTTCTTTTTGCTGCCAAGGTTTATGCATCTGTCAGGAGTGGTTCATTAGCCATCATTGCATCCACGCTGGACTCTCTTCTTGATCTTCTGTCTGGCTTTATCCTGTGGTTTACTGCATTCTCTATGCAAACACCAAACCCTTATCAGTACCCCATTGGAAAGAAACGCATGCAGCCATTG GGAATTCTTGTTTTCGCCTCTGTCATGGCAACTTTAGGATTGCAGATTATATTGGAGTCAGTACGCACATTGCACTCAGAT GAGAATGACTTTAATCTTAGCAAGGAGCAAGAGCGCTGGGTTGTGGGCATTATGCTATCAGTGACCTTGGTTAAACTTGTGCTGATGGTTTACTGTCGCTCCTTTACTAATGAGATCGTCAAAGCTTATGCCCAGGATCACTTTTTTGATGTTATTACTAATATCATAGGCTTAATTGCTGCACTTATGGCTAATTATATGGAAGAATGGATGGATCCTGTTGGTGCAATAATT CTGGCCTTGTACACCATTCGCACATGGTCAATGACCGTGTTGGAGAACGTGAATTCTCTAGTTGGGAAATCCGCTGCACCAGATTATCTACAAAAACTCACATACCTTTGCTGGAACCATCACAGGGCCATTAGACACATTGACACGGTTCGGGCTTACACCTTTGGGTCTCACTACTTTGTCGAGGTTGACATAGTCCTGCCTTCGAGCATGCCCTTGCAGGAGGCTCATGACATTGGAGAATCTTTGCAAGAGAAGCTCGAATTACTCCCAGAGATTGAGCGTGCCTTTGTCCACCTTGATTATGAATACACCCACAAGCCTGAGCACGCCCAGTCACACTCATAG